Proteins encoded together in one Oscillatoria acuminata PCC 6304 window:
- a CDS encoding type IV toxin-antitoxin system AbiEi family antitoxin domain-containing protein — MENQSSSKQVLQLARDNQLIRSRDLRARGIHPESVRRLEQQGMLVRAGRGIYTLPQNNLTEHQSQIEACARVPHGIICLLSALRFHGLTTQAPFEVWMAIANKARPPKDNILPLRIVYMSGKALSEGIEEHDYAGLPVKVYSIAKTVADCFKYRHKLGMDVALEALRESWNGNRCTIDELWHYAQICRVARVIYPYLESLT, encoded by the coding sequence ATGGAAAACCAATCTAGCTCAAAGCAGGTGTTGCAACTTGCCCGAGATAACCAGCTTATTCGCTCCCGCGACCTGAGAGCGCGTGGAATCCATCCCGAGTCTGTGCGGCGACTTGAACAGCAGGGGATGCTGGTCAGGGCAGGGCGTGGAATTTACACGCTTCCTCAGAATAACCTAACCGAACATCAAAGCCAGATTGAAGCCTGTGCGCGGGTTCCTCATGGGATAATTTGTTTGCTTTCTGCACTTCGGTTTCATGGACTCACAACCCAGGCTCCTTTTGAAGTCTGGATGGCGATCGCCAACAAAGCACGTCCTCCAAAAGACAATATTCTCCCTTTGCGGATTGTTTATATGTCAGGCAAAGCTTTGAGTGAAGGCATAGAGGAGCATGACTATGCGGGGCTGCCGGTGAAAGTCTACAGCATTGCCAAGACAGTCGCAGATTGTTTTAAATACCGCCACAAACTTGGGATGGACGTAGCGCTTGAAGCTCTACGGGAATCCTGGAATGGCAATCGCTGCACCATAGATGAACTCTGGCATTATGCTCAAATCTGTCGCGTAGCTCGCGTTATCTATCCCTACCTAGAATCACTAACATGA
- a CDS encoding nucleotidyl transferase AbiEii/AbiGii toxin family protein: MTKPKRNLAASVHQKLLNFSKEQKDDFQSVLTRYALERFLYRLSQSPYQNQYILKGALLFSIWSDETHRPTRDLDLLGYGQTEISHLEQIFREICLTQVEPDGLEFKADEVAGSRIKENQQYEGVRIRFRAFLSGTNTRTDLQIDIGFGDAVTPKAMEVEFPTILEQFPAPSLRAYPPETVIAEKFQAMVKLGIANSRLKDFYDIWFLCHNFEFKGPEIYLAIQATFGRRNTPLPQEIPSAFSAQFSQIKLKDWNAFISKNKLATNGASFNNVLSKLENFLMPPCSAAAKGEVFNKTWRQSGYWE, translated from the coding sequence ATGACGAAGCCCAAACGCAACCTAGCTGCCTCTGTTCATCAGAAACTATTAAATTTTTCTAAGGAGCAAAAGGATGACTTCCAATCAGTTCTAACCCGGTATGCTTTGGAGCGTTTTTTGTACCGTTTGAGCCAATCGCCCTATCAAAATCAATACATCCTTAAAGGGGCATTACTTTTTTCGATTTGGAGCGACGAAACGCATCGACCGACGCGAGACTTGGATTTACTAGGTTATGGCCAGACAGAAATTTCTCATTTAGAGCAAATCTTCCGAGAGATTTGTCTGACTCAGGTAGAGCCAGATGGTCTTGAGTTTAAGGCGGATGAGGTAGCCGGTTCAAGAATCAAAGAAAACCAGCAGTATGAAGGGGTAAGAATTAGGTTTCGGGCGTTTTTGTCAGGGACTAATACTCGCACCGACCTTCAGATTGACATTGGCTTTGGAGATGCGGTGACGCCCAAAGCAATGGAGGTAGAATTTCCGACAATTTTAGAACAATTTCCAGCGCCATCTCTGCGGGCTTACCCTCCGGAAACGGTGATAGCTGAGAAATTTCAAGCAATGGTTAAATTAGGCATAGCCAATAGTCGCCTGAAAGATTTTTATGATATCTGGTTTCTTTGCCACAATTTCGAGTTTAAAGGACCGGAAATTTATTTGGCTATTCAGGCTACGTTTGGACGACGTAATACACCGCTCCCTCAAGAAATTCCTTCCGCCTTTTCCGCTCAATTCTCTCAAATAAAACTAAAGGATTGGAATGCTTTTATTTCCAAAAACAAGCTCGCTACAAACGGGGCCAGCTTTAATAATGTACTTTCAAAGTTAGAAAATTTTCTGATGCCGCCATGTTCAGCGGCAGCCAAGGGGGAGGTATTTAACAAGACGTGGCGTCAATCCGGTTATTGGGAGTAA
- a CDS encoding CHAT domain-containing protein, with amino-acid sequence MHQKNSRKVHPYLPLLMGAIFATVTSTPLTAQPRVPEESLISVESQVNLGTAQPVQAFGGQLAVFVGHEKSVESAVFSPDGSQILTASEDGTARLWDTHGNLIAVFQGHKDSVVNAVFSPDGSQILTASGDKTARLWDTHGNLIAVFQGHEGNVKSFSFSPDGRQLLSTRADRTAQLWDIQGNIITLFRHEIDVTSASFSPDGRQILTASFDGTARLWDTSGNLIAVFQGHGSHVFSASFSPDGSQILTASWDKTARLWDTSGNLMAVLRGHEDWVHSASFSPSGSQILTASEDRTARLWDTSGNLIAVFQGHESRVTSASFSPDDSQILTTNLNATARLWDTSGNLIAVFRGHYRGVTSASFSPSGSQILTASSDGTARLWDVSAALAAQAEQMAALQSFDKGVSESNAQLALFRGHEDWVHSASFSPDGSQIVTASFDRTARLWDIHGNLITLFRGHESKVYSASFSPDGSQILTASEDKTARLWDTSGNLIAVFRGHKGLVHSASFSPDGRQILTASFDRTARLWDTSGNLIAVFQGHKHGVYSASFSPSGSQILTASLDGTSRLWDTSGNLMAVFQGHESMVYSASFSPDSSQILTASFDRTARLWDTSGNLIAVFRGHGNALSSASFSPDGRQILTASEDGTARLWDTSGNLIAVFRGNYRGITNAYFSADGNQILTASSDGTARLWDTSGNLIAVFQGHLGAVTSASFSPDGSQILTASFDRTARLWDVSAALAAQAEQMAALQSFDKGVSESNAQLALFRGHEDRVNSASFSPSGRQILTASEDKTARLWDTSGNLIAVFHGHESFVTSASFSPDGSQILTASWDKTARLWDTSGNLMAVFRGHEGLVNSASFSPSGSQILTANSYDKTARLWDTSGNLMAVFPGHESFVTSASFSPDGSQILTASWDKTARLWDTSGNLMAVFQGHGRWVNSASFSPDGRQILTASEDKTARLWDTSGNLIAVFQGHKDGVNSVSFSPDGSQILTASSDGTARLWDTSGNLIAVFLHQSYVNRASFSSDGSQILTDGDDPRWLDTSGNRTPDFGDTRLWDTQGNLIAIFRGVGSTSFSLNGSQILAACEDRTARLWDVSAGIEASAPDVALITGIQLSKEGTVESKRLALQKLEESRQLYQESGNSSKVAEALFYLGNIYASLGQFQTALDSYNQALSLAQKAGAKAQEATIINSLGELYNNLAEPQTALTYYNQALPLFYQLNDRGGAATTFNNIGDVYTALEQWENALDSYTQALIISRTAGNFHAEATALRGIGSTYITSQKWETALNAYNQSLLISRHLSDPIQQATILNEIGTIQSALSQDSAAQEYYSQALSLSRELGYKAEEARILYHQALLNRQQNNLTAAQTDIEASINIIEDLRTQIDSEKLRQSYFAQNQTYYEFYTDLLMQLHQQDPDKGYDKQAFNVSERARARTLLEILAEANADIRTGIDPQLRETELNLQQRINATESQRMELFSGEHTPEQANALKQELDTLLRQLDELRAEIRRTSPRYAAMTQPEPLTYEQIQQQVLDKDTLLLQYSLGEKRSFLWAVTSDSVEVYELPSRSQIEELGEEFYRLMQNRQYRSESRNITVSPNIPQINASATELSQILLSPVADKLPGKRLLVVADGVLNFIPFAALPTPGGGDELTPLLVNHEIINLPSSSTLAILRQEDAGGQLAPKTVALIADPVFELDDKRVTGGGVVTASDLGRMMVNRSADTIIGRPIPALPGTRQEAEAILALVPADGAMSAFDFDASRATVANTDLTQYQMVHFATHGFVNSSNPELSGLVLSLVDEQGNEVDGFLRLHDIFNLQLNAQVVVLSACQTGLGDSIRGEGLVGLTRGFMYAGTPRLVVSLWNVDDNATAVLMSKFYEKMLSQNLTPAQALRQAQLEMWQTQEWNSPYFWAAFTLQGEWR; translated from the coding sequence ATGCACCAAAAAAACTCGCGGAAAGTCCATCCCTATCTCCCGCTCTTGATGGGAGCAATATTTGCCACCGTCACGAGCACCCCCCTCACCGCCCAACCCAGGGTTCCAGAGGAGTCTTTGATTTCCGTAGAAAGCCAGGTTAATTTGGGGACGGCACAACCTGTCCAAGCATTTGGCGGACAACTCGCCGTCTTTGTGGGACATGAGAAATCTGTGGAGAGTGCTGTCTTTAGTCCCGATGGCAGCCAAATCCTTACAGCTAGTGAGGATGGAACCGCCCGGTTGTGGGATACCCACGGCAATCTCATCGCCGTATTTCAGGGACATAAAGATTCTGTGGTAAATGCTGTCTTTAGCCCCGATGGCAGCCAAATCCTCACTGCTAGTGGGGATAAAACCGCCCGGTTGTGGGATACCCACGGCAATCTCATCGCCGTATTTCAGGGGCATGAGGGAAATGTCAAGAGTTTCTCCTTTAGTCCTGATGGCCGTCAACTTCTCAGCACTCGTGCGGATAGAACTGCCCAGTTGTGGGATATCCAAGGTAATATTATCACTTTGTTCAGGCATGAGATTGACGTGACCAGTGCCTCTTTTAGCCCCGATGGCAGGCAAATCCTCACTGCTAGTTTTGATGGAACCGCCCGGTTGTGGGATACCTCGGGCAATCTCATTGCTGTGTTCCAGGGGCATGGGAGTCATGTCTTCAGTGCCTCTTTTAGTCCCGATGGCAGCCAAATCCTCACTGCTAGTTGGGATAAAACCGCCCGGTTGTGGGATACCTCGGGCAATCTTATGGCTGTATTACGGGGGCATGAGGATTGGGTCCACAGTGCCTCCTTCAGCCCTTCGGGCAGCCAAATCCTCACTGCTAGTGAAGATAGAACTGCCCGGTTATGGGATACCTCGGGCAATCTCATTGCTGTGTTCCAGGGGCATGAGAGTCGGGTCACGAGTGCCTCCTTCAGCCCTGATGACAGCCAAATCCTCACCACTAATTTGAATGCAACGGCCCGGTTATGGGATACCTCGGGCAATCTCATCGCCGTCTTCCGGGGGCATTATAGGGGTGTCACCAGTGCCTCCTTTAGCCCTTCGGGCAGCCAAATTCTCACCGCGAGTTCGGATGGAACCGCCCGATTGTGGGATGTATCAGCAGCACTAGCAGCCCAAGCCGAGCAAATGGCTGCCCTACAATCTTTTGACAAAGGCGTGTCTGAGAGTAATGCTCAACTAGCCCTGTTCCGGGGGCATGAAGATTGGGTCCACAGTGCCTCTTTTAGTCCCGATGGCAGCCAAATCGTCACGGCTAGTTTTGATAGAACCGCCCGGTTGTGGGATATCCACGGCAATCTTATCACCCTGTTCCGGGGGCATGAGAGTAAGGTTTACAGTGCCTCCTTTAGTCCTGATGGCAGCCAGATCCTCACCGCTAGTGAGGATAAAACGGCTCGGTTATGGGATACCTCGGGCAATCTCATCGCCGTCTTCCGGGGGCATAAAGGTCTTGTGCATAGTGCCTCTTTTAGTCCTGATGGCAGGCAAATCCTCACCGCTAGTTTTGATAGAACCGCCCGGTTGTGGGATACCTCGGGCAATCTCATCGCCGTATTTCAGGGGCATAAGCATGGGGTTTACAGTGCCTCCTTTAGTCCTTCGGGCAGCCAAATCCTCACTGCTAGTTTGGATGGAACTTCTCGGTTGTGGGATACCTCGGGCAATCTTATGGCTGTGTTCCAGGGGCATGAGAGTATGGTTTACAGTGCCTCTTTTAGTCCCGATAGCAGCCAGATCCTCACCGCTAGTTTTGATAGAACCGCCCGGTTGTGGGATACCTCGGGCAATCTTATAGCTGTCTTCCGGGGGCATGGGAATGCCCTCAGTAGTGCCTCTTTTAGCCCTGATGGCAGGCAAATCCTCACCGCGAGTGAGGATGGAACCGCCCGGTTGTGGGATACCTCGGGCAATCTCATTGCCGTATTTCGGGGGAATTATAGGGGTATCACCAATGCCTATTTTAGTGCCGATGGCAACCAAATCCTCACCGCGAGTTCGGATGGAACCGCCCGGTTGTGGGATACCTCTGGCAATCTCATTGCCGTGTTCCAGGGGCATCTGGGTGCCGTCACCAGTGCCTCTTTTAGTCCTGATGGCAGCCAAATCCTCACCGCTAGTTTTGATAGAACCGCCCGGTTGTGGGATGTATCAGCAGCACTAGCAGCCCAAGCCGAGCAAATGGCTGCCCTACAATCTTTTGACAAAGGCGTGTCTGAGAGTAATGCTCAACTAGCCCTGTTCCGGGGGCATGAGGATAGGGTTAACAGTGCCTCTTTTAGCCCTTCGGGCAGGCAAATACTCACCGCTAGTGAGGATAAAACCGCCCGGTTGTGGGATACCTCTGGCAATCTTATTGCGGTGTTCCATGGGCATGAGAGTTTCGTCACCAGTGCCTCTTTTAGTCCCGATGGCAGCCAAATACTCACGGCTAGTTGGGATAAAACCGCCCGGTTGTGGGATACCTCTGGCAATCTTATGGCTGTCTTCCGGGGGCATGAAGGTCTTGTGAATAGTGCCTCTTTTAGCCCTTCGGGCAGCCAAATACTCACCGCTAATAGTTACGATAAAACCGCCCGGTTGTGGGATACCTCTGGCAATCTTATGGCGGTGTTCCCGGGGCATGAGAGTTTCGTCACCAGTGCCTCTTTTAGTCCCGATGGCAGCCAAATACTCACGGCTAGTTGGGATAAAACCGCCCGGTTGTGGGATACCTCTGGCAATCTTATGGCTGTCTTCCAAGGGCATGGGCGGTGGGTCAACAGTGCCTCCTTTAGCCCCGATGGCAGGCAAATCCTCACCGCTAGTGAGGATAAAACGGCTCGGTTGTGGGATACCTCTGGCAATCTCATCGCCGTATTTCAAGGGCATAAGGATGGGGTCAACAGTGTCTCCTTTAGTCCTGATGGCAGTCAAATACTCACTGCTAGTTCGGATGGAACCGCCCGGTTGTGGGATACCTCTGGCAATCTCATCGCTGTCTTCCTCCATCAGAGTTACGTCAACAGAGCCTCCTTTAGCTCGGATGGCAGCCAAATCCTCACTGATGGTGATGACCCCCGGTGGTTGGATACCTCTGGCAATCGCACCCCTGATTTTGGTGACACCCGGTTGTGGGATACCCAAGGTAATCTGATCGCCATCTTCCGGGGGGTCGGGAGTACCTCCTTTAGCCTCAACGGTAGCCAAATCCTCGCTGCTTGTGAGGATAGAACCGCTCGGTTGTGGGATGTATCAGCAGGAATAGAAGCCTCTGCTCCTGACGTAGCCTTAATAACAGGCATCCAACTTTCTAAGGAAGGAACTGTCGAATCAAAACGACTGGCACTTCAAAAATTAGAAGAATCCCGCCAACTCTATCAAGAATCGGGAAACTCCTCTAAAGTAGCCGAAGCATTGTTTTACCTCGGAAATATCTACGCTAGTTTGGGTCAGTTCCAAACCGCCCTCGACTCTTACAACCAAGCCTTATCCCTGGCTCAAAAAGCAGGTGCTAAAGCTCAAGAAGCTACCATTATCAATAGTCTGGGAGAACTCTACAACAATTTAGCAGAACCGCAAACTGCCCTGACTTACTATAACCAAGCTCTGCCCCTGTTCTATCAATTAAACGATCGGGGAGGTGCAGCCACGACTTTCAACAACATTGGCGATGTCTATACGGCTTTAGAGCAATGGGAAAACGCTCTGGATTCCTACACCCAAGCCCTGATTATCTCACGAACCGCAGGTAATTTCCACGCCGAAGCTACTGCCTTAAGGGGTATTGGTAGCACCTACATTACCTCCCAAAAATGGGAAACTGCCCTGAATGCCTACAACCAATCTCTGCTGATCTCCAGACACCTCAGCGACCCCATTCAACAAGCAACCATCCTCAACGAAATCGGCACAATTCAATCGGCCTTGAGTCAAGACTCAGCAGCGCAAGAATACTACAGCCAAGCCTTGTCTTTATCTCGCGAGTTGGGTTACAAAGCGGAAGAAGCTCGCATCCTCTACCATCAAGCGCTCTTAAACCGTCAGCAAAATAATCTCACCGCTGCCCAAACTGATATTGAAGCATCCATTAATATTATCGAAGACCTCCGCACTCAAATCGATAGCGAAAAACTCCGCCAATCTTATTTCGCCCAAAACCAAACCTATTACGAATTCTACACCGACCTGCTGATGCAATTGCACCAGCAAGATCCAGATAAAGGATATGACAAACAAGCCTTTAATGTCAGCGAACGCGCCCGCGCCCGCACCTTGTTGGAAATTCTCGCTGAAGCTAATGCCGATATCCGCACGGGGATTGACCCGCAACTGCGAGAGACAGAACTCAACTTACAGCAGCGCATCAACGCCACTGAATCCCAACGGATGGAGTTATTCTCTGGTGAACATACCCCAGAACAAGCCAATGCGCTCAAACAAGAACTTGATACCTTATTGCGGCAATTGGATGAATTAAGGGCAGAAATTCGTCGGACTAGCCCCCGGTATGCTGCCATGACTCAGCCCGAACCTCTGACTTATGAACAAATCCAGCAGCAGGTTCTTGACAAGGATACTTTGCTCTTACAATATTCCCTAGGCGAAAAACGTAGTTTCCTCTGGGCGGTGACTTCGGACAGTGTAGAGGTTTACGAACTCCCGTCTCGATCGCAAATTGAGGAACTGGGGGAGGAATTTTATCGGTTAATGCAAAATCGCCAGTATCGAAGTGAGAGTCGCAATATTACTGTCTCTCCTAATATTCCCCAAATCAATGCTTCTGCAACCGAACTCAGTCAGATATTGCTGTCTCCAGTTGCCGATAAATTGCCTGGGAAGCGGTTGTTAGTGGTTGCCGATGGGGTGTTGAATTTTATCCCCTTTGCTGCCTTACCAACTCCGGGAGGTGGGGATGAGTTGACGCCGTTGTTAGTGAATCATGAAATTATTAATCTACCTTCTTCCTCGACGTTAGCGATTCTGCGCCAAGAAGATGCGGGAGGGCAATTGGCCCCGAAAACTGTTGCGTTGATTGCGGACCCAGTATTTGAACTCGATGATAAACGGGTCACAGGGGGAGGGGTGGTTACGGCATCCGATTTGGGTCGGATGATGGTGAACCGTTCGGCGGATACCATTATCGGGCGTCCGATTCCGGCCCTACCGGGGACAAGGCAGGAAGCGGAAGCGATTCTGGCGTTAGTCCCGGCAGATGGGGCGATGTCCGCGTTTGATTTTGATGCCTCTCGCGCTACGGTGGCGAATACGGATTTAACTCAATATCAAATGGTGCATTTTGCCACTCATGGGTTTGTGAATAGCAGCAATCCGGAGTTGTCTGGGTTGGTGTTATCCCTGGTGGATGAGCAAGGGAATGAGGTGGATGGGTTTTTGCGCTTGCATGACATTTTTAATCTCCAGTTGAATGCTCAGGTGGTAGTGCTTTCGGCTTGTCAAACGGGGCTGGGGGATTCGATTCGCGGTGAGGGATTGGTGGGGTTGACTCGGGGGTTTATGTATGCCGGAACCCCTCGGTTGGTGGTTAGTTTATGGAATGTGGACGACAACGCCACAGCGGTCTTGATGTCGAAGTTTTATGAAAAAATGCTCTCGCAAAACTTGACTCCTGCCCAAGCATTACGGCAGGCCCAGTTAGAAATGTGGCAAACACAGGAATGGAACTCGCCTTATTTTTGGGCAGCTTTTACGTTGCAGGGGGAATGGCGATGA
- a CDS encoding tyrosine-type recombinase/integrase, producing the protein MTLRLESSEHPHPLALLEPLPLTRHPAEVYLSQLAVSSRRTMGHNLNWCARILSAGQCDRLTLDWSKLRYEHTAALRSILLETHPPSTANLKLSALKQVLKTARKLRLIDADDYEDAVSIDRIPGDAPLRGRLLKTEEIKALLQVCQESDSPIGTRDAAAIACFCAGLRRAEVAALDYGNCDWEIGGLFVKGKGQKHRQTYLIPGGLELLQNWIDLRGRRAGALFYECKWWGEIVPERITSEALALRLQEWGKLAGLESFSAHDFRRTFISNLLDKGVDIATVQQLAGHSNIETTARYDRRGEETKRAAVQKLGF; encoded by the coding sequence ATGACATTGCGCCTAGAATCCTCTGAGCATCCGCACCCGTTGGCTTTGCTTGAGCCCTTGCCGCTGACCCGCCACCCCGCTGAGGTTTATCTCAGTCAGCTTGCGGTGAGCAGTCGTCGCACGATGGGTCACAATCTCAATTGGTGCGCGAGAATTCTGAGTGCCGGTCAGTGCGATCGCCTCACCCTGGATTGGTCCAAACTCCGTTACGAGCACACCGCAGCACTCCGCTCAATTTTGCTCGAAACTCACCCGCCGTCAACCGCTAACTTGAAACTCTCGGCGCTCAAGCAAGTTTTGAAAACAGCCCGTAAACTCCGGCTGATAGATGCTGATGACTATGAAGATGCGGTTTCCATTGACCGGATTCCTGGGGATGCTCCGTTACGGGGCCGCCTGCTTAAGACTGAGGAAATCAAAGCCCTGCTGCAAGTTTGCCAGGAATCAGACAGCCCCATCGGGACTCGGGATGCAGCGGCGATCGCTTGTTTCTGTGCCGGACTGCGACGGGCAGAAGTTGCCGCACTGGATTATGGCAATTGCGATTGGGAAATTGGCGGCCTCTTCGTCAAAGGCAAGGGCCAAAAACACCGTCAAACTTATCTGATTCCCGGTGGGTTGGAATTGCTGCAAAACTGGATTGACCTACGAGGACGCAGAGCCGGAGCGCTTTTCTATGAGTGCAAGTGGTGGGGTGAAATTGTGCCAGAGCGGATTACAAGTGAGGCTCTGGCTCTGCGGTTGCAAGAATGGGGGAAATTAGCCGGGTTGGAATCGTTTTCCGCCCATGACTTTCGCAGGACTTTTATCAGCAACCTGCTAGATAAAGGGGTGGATATCGCGACGGTCCAACAGCTTGCGGGTCATAGCAATATCGAAACGACGGCCCGCTATGACCGTCGGGGTGAGGAGACTAAGCGGGCAGCGGTGCAGAAGTTGGGTTTTTGA
- a CDS encoding BRO-N domain-containing protein: MNNLAVFAFEGHQVRCIGTPENPQWVAQDVCEVLGLNNVSQALSRLDEDEKAIISNDSEQWKELNVSQRADSILMVNESGLYSLVLSSRKAVAKRFKRWLTHEVIPSIRKTGSYSIPEKPQPLPLADKLNAMEQMLADMGINPVLLRQVKLDTVAKYNPELKDMAELGKKLLGAESPLESVGLTPTQLGAKLDPPLSARQVNSKLEALGLQYRDCSGKKPIWQLTDAGHEYGQVYLATKDQWSGAQIHWQPKVLDLMGDRH, from the coding sequence ATGAATAATTTAGCAGTTTTTGCCTTTGAGGGCCATCAGGTGCGCTGCATTGGGACACCGGAGAACCCCCAATGGGTTGCCCAGGATGTCTGCGAGGTCTTGGGACTTAATAATGTCAGCCAAGCCCTGTCTCGCCTTGACGAAGATGAAAAAGCCATCATTTCAAATGATAGTGAACAGTGGAAAGAGCTAAACGTCAGTCAGCGGGCGGATTCCATCTTAATGGTGAACGAGTCCGGACTCTATTCGCTGGTACTTTCCTCCCGCAAAGCCGTAGCGAAACGGTTCAAGCGCTGGCTCACCCACGAAGTCATCCCGTCTATCCGCAAAACGGGTTCTTATTCCATTCCTGAGAAACCGCAACCTCTGCCACTGGCGGACAAGCTCAACGCGATGGAACAGATGCTGGCAGATATGGGTATCAATCCGGTTCTGCTCCGGCAGGTCAAGCTCGACACCGTAGCCAAGTATAATCCCGAACTCAAAGACATGGCGGAACTGGGGAAAAAGCTACTTGGCGCAGAAAGCCCGTTAGAGTCGGTCGGTCTGACTCCCACGCAATTAGGAGCTAAACTCGACCCTCCCCTATCCGCTCGACAAGTCAACAGCAAGCTCGAAGCCCTCGGACTCCAATATCGTGATTGCTCTGGGAAAAAACCCATCTGGCAACTCACCGACGCGGGTCACGAATACGGTCAGGTTTACTTGGCGACCAAAGACCAATGGAGTGGTGCTCAGATTCACTGGCAACCTAAAGTCTTAGATTTGATGGGCGATCGCCACTAA
- a CDS encoding glycosyltransferase family 2 protein — protein sequence MSKAASPKISVIIPTYNCSDYLSTAVESVLAQNYLNTEIIVIDDGSTDDTRDRLQPYCDRLRYLYQPNQGVSVARNQGIQEAQGELIAFLDADDYFLPNKLTTQVALFAAQPQLGIVHSGWQRVDCFGNPLMEVTSWEKVPELNLESWLRWKPVLPSAMMFRRDWLIRAGGFDRRFPPAEDTDLVLRLALMGCEATWLRQVTVCYRQHPGSAMYKGLPQANSLAAVMDNFFSLPQVPMSIRLIEKRVRYHTLVWIGWYLYCTGHPQEMVQFLQKSGNYSPYLPVETVVHWVESFAEFSQDVGEVFDGDRLTQLPEWEGLIRWATGGSRFLL from the coding sequence ATGTCAAAGGCTGCTTCTCCTAAAATTAGTGTGATTATTCCCACTTATAATTGTTCTGATTACCTTTCTACTGCTGTCGAAAGTGTTTTAGCTCAAAATTATCTCAATACAGAAATCATTGTCATTGATGATGGGTCTACCGACGACACGCGCGATCGCCTCCAACCCTACTGCGATCGCCTGCGCTACCTCTACCAACCCAACCAAGGCGTCTCCGTTGCTCGAAATCAGGGCATTCAGGAAGCGCAGGGAGAGTTAATCGCCTTTCTCGACGCCGATGATTACTTCTTGCCCAATAAATTAACCACCCAAGTGGCTTTATTTGCGGCGCAACCCCAACTCGGAATCGTACACAGCGGTTGGCAGCGCGTCGATTGCTTCGGCAACCCCCTGATGGAAGTCACCTCCTGGGAAAAAGTCCCAGAACTCAATTTAGAATCTTGGTTGCGCTGGAAACCTGTGCTTCCCAGTGCGATGATGTTTCGTCGGGATTGGTTAATTCGTGCCGGAGGGTTTGATCGCCGATTTCCTCCGGCAGAAGATACCGATTTGGTCCTACGTCTGGCGTTGATGGGGTGCGAAGCAACTTGGTTGCGTCAGGTAACGGTTTGCTATCGTCAGCATCCGGGCAGTGCGATGTACAAAGGATTACCCCAGGCAAACTCTCTTGCCGCTGTGATGGATAATTTTTTCTCCCTGCCACAGGTGCCGATGTCAATTCGGTTGATAGAAAAGCGAGTGCGTTACCATACTTTGGTGTGGATTGGATGGTATTTATATTGTACGGGACATCCGCAGGAAATGGTCCAGTTTTTGCAGAAGTCTGGGAATTATTCGCCTTATTTGCCAGTCGAAACAGTGGTGCATTGGGTGGAGAGTTTTGCGGAATTTTCACAGGATGTGGGAGAGGTATTCGATGGCGATCGCCTTACCCAGTTACCCGAATGGGAGGGGTTAATACGTTGGGCGACTGGGGGGAGCCGTTTTTTACTTTGA